From a region of the Mycobacterium intracellulare ATCC 13950 genome:
- a CDS encoding DUF3060 domain-containing protein: MRVHTFALAPAAAILVLAGCSSTANPPAGSSSTTTTKSSPTTSAGAAPTTGSSGASTTASLEIGNTVNYGSMGTTTNLDCATGKSLNVAGSDNTLTVTGSCSTVNIGGTNNKITLDKVEKRITVLGMNNTITYKDGDPKVDNLGSDNTINKGS; encoded by the coding sequence ATGCGTGTGCACACCTTCGCCCTGGCACCGGCCGCCGCGATCCTGGTGCTGGCCGGCTGCAGCTCGACGGCCAACCCGCCGGCGGGCTCCTCCTCCACCACCACGACGAAGAGCAGCCCGACGACCAGTGCCGGCGCCGCGCCGACGACGGGATCGAGCGGAGCGAGCACCACCGCGTCCCTCGAGATCGGCAACACGGTGAACTACGGGTCGATGGGCACCACCACCAACCTCGACTGCGCCACCGGCAAGTCGCTGAACGTGGCCGGTTCGGACAACACCCTGACCGTCACCGGCAGCTGCTCGACGGTGAACATCGGCGGCACCAACAACAAGATCACCCTCGACAAGGTCGAGAAGCGCATCACCGTGCTCGGGATGAACAACACCATCACCTACAAAGACGGCGATCCCAAGGTCGATAACCTCGGCTCGGACAACACGATCAACAAGGGCAGCTGA
- the tuf gene encoding elongation factor Tu produces MAKAKFERTKPHVNIGTIGHVDHGKTTLTAAITKVLHDKYPDLNESRAFDQIDNAPEERQRGITINISHVEYQTDKRHYAHVDAPGHADYIKNMITGAAQMDGAILVVAATDGPMPQTREHVLLARQVGVPYILVALNKADMVDDEELLELVEMEVRELLAAQEFDEDAPVVRVSALKALEGDAKWVESVEQLMEAVDESIPDPVRETEKPFLMPVEDVFTITGRGTVVTGRVERGVINVNEEVEIVGIRPTSTKTTVTGVEMFRKLLDQGQAGDNVGLLLRGIKREDVERGQVVTKPGTTTPHTEFEGQVYILSKDEGGRHTPFFNNYRPQFYFRTTDVTGVVTLPEGTEMVMPGDNTNISVKLIQPVAMDDGLRFAIREGGRTVGAGRVVKIIK; encoded by the coding sequence GTGGCGAAGGCGAAGTTCGAGCGGACGAAGCCGCACGTCAACATCGGGACCATTGGTCACGTTGACCACGGCAAGACCACGCTGACCGCGGCTATCACCAAGGTTCTGCACGACAAGTACCCGGACCTGAACGAGTCCCGCGCGTTCGACCAGATCGACAACGCGCCCGAGGAGCGTCAGCGCGGTATCACCATCAACATCTCCCACGTGGAGTACCAGACCGACAAGCGTCACTACGCCCACGTCGACGCCCCGGGTCACGCCGACTACATCAAGAACATGATCACCGGTGCGGCCCAGATGGACGGCGCGATCCTGGTGGTCGCCGCCACCGACGGCCCGATGCCGCAGACCCGTGAGCACGTGCTGCTCGCCCGTCAGGTCGGTGTGCCCTACATCCTGGTCGCCCTGAACAAGGCCGACATGGTCGACGACGAGGAGCTCCTCGAGCTCGTCGAGATGGAGGTCCGCGAGCTGCTGGCCGCCCAGGAGTTCGACGAGGACGCCCCGGTGGTGCGGGTCTCGGCGCTCAAGGCGCTCGAGGGCGACGCCAAGTGGGTCGAGTCCGTCGAGCAGCTGATGGAGGCCGTCGACGAGTCGATCCCGGACCCGGTCCGCGAGACGGAGAAGCCGTTCCTGATGCCGGTGGAGGACGTCTTCACCATCACCGGGCGTGGCACCGTGGTCACCGGTCGTGTCGAGCGCGGTGTGATCAACGTGAACGAGGAAGTCGAGATCGTCGGCATCCGCCCGACCAGCACCAAGACCACGGTCACCGGTGTGGAGATGTTCCGCAAGCTGCTCGACCAGGGCCAGGCCGGTGACAACGTCGGTCTGCTGCTGCGTGGTATCAAGCGTGAGGACGTCGAGCGCGGCCAGGTCGTGACCAAGCCCGGCACCACCACGCCGCACACCGAGTTCGAGGGCCAGGTCTACATCCTGTCCAAGGACGAGGGCGGCCGGCACACGCCGTTCTTCAACAACTACCGTCCGCAGTTCTACTTCCGCACCACCGACGTGACCGGTGTGGTGACGCTGCCGGAGGGCACCGAGATGGTGATGCCCGGTGACAACACCAACATCTCGGTGAAGCTGATCCAGCCCGTCGCCATGGACGACGGTCTGCGGTTCGCGATCCGCGAGGGTGGCCGCACCGTCGGCGCCGGCCGGGTCGTCAAGATCATCAAGTAG
- a CDS encoding mycofactocin-coupled SDR family oxidoreductase codes for MAGSLHGRVAFITGAARGQGRSHAVRLAAEGADIIALDICAPASASVTYPPATPEDLDETARLVEGQGRKILTRVLDVRDDAALRELVADGMEQFGRLDIVVANAGVLSWGRVWELTDEQWDAVIGVNLTGTWRTLRATVPAMIEAGNGGSIVVVSSSAGLKATPGNGHYSASKHGLTALTNTLAIELGEYGIRVNSIHPYSVETPMIEPEAMMEIFGRHPSFVHSFPPMPVQPNGFMTADEVADVVAWLAGDGSGTLTGTQIPVDKGALKY; via the coding sequence GTGGCTGGATCACTGCACGGGCGGGTGGCATTCATCACCGGGGCCGCCCGCGGCCAGGGGCGATCGCACGCGGTGCGGCTGGCCGCCGAGGGCGCCGACATCATCGCGCTCGACATCTGCGCGCCGGCATCGGCCAGCGTGACCTACCCGCCCGCCACCCCCGAGGACCTCGACGAGACCGCGCGCCTGGTGGAGGGGCAGGGGCGCAAGATCCTGACCCGCGTCCTCGACGTCCGCGACGACGCCGCGCTGCGGGAGCTGGTGGCCGACGGGATGGAACAGTTCGGCCGGCTCGACATCGTGGTCGCCAACGCGGGAGTGCTGAGCTGGGGCCGCGTCTGGGAGCTCACCGACGAGCAGTGGGACGCCGTCATCGGGGTCAACCTGACCGGCACCTGGCGCACGCTGCGCGCCACCGTGCCCGCGATGATCGAGGCGGGCAACGGCGGTTCCATCGTCGTGGTCAGCTCGTCGGCGGGGCTCAAGGCGACACCGGGCAACGGCCACTACTCGGCCAGCAAGCACGGGCTCACCGCGCTCACCAATACCCTCGCGATCGAGCTCGGCGAATACGGCATCCGGGTCAACTCGATCCATCCGTACTCGGTCGAAACCCCGATGATCGAGCCCGAAGCGATGATGGAGATCTTCGGCAGGCATCCCAGCTTCGTGCACAGCTTCCCGCCAATGCCGGTGCAGCCCAACGGCTTCATGACGGCCGACGAAGTCGCCGACGTCGTGGCGTGGCTCGCCGGCGACGGGTCCGGCACACTGACCGGCACGCAGATCCCGGTAGATAAGGGTGCCCTAAAGTACTGA
- a CDS encoding inositol monophosphatase family protein, translating to MKTMQELFEIAWQATQIGAATLKKSQPSSVQHKGDRDLVTDIDLAIQRDIADYLAQTTPEIPLLAEESEQQPDIETSEWLWVLDPIDGTSNFVHGLPLCAVSLALMRTGRTVVAVTHAPLLGKTYHAIEGKGAFLGGQRINASAADSLSGAIVSLGDYAVGHDAGRLNEHRLALTAELVPRVERIRMIGAATLDLAFVAEGALDACVMMSNKPWDTAAGTLIAREAGAQLTDAQGNPHTHKSASTVISAPGIAEQLATVIRNTENVGDRYATAVG from the coding sequence ATGAAGACAATGCAAGAGCTTTTCGAAATTGCCTGGCAAGCAACGCAAATCGGTGCCGCCACGCTCAAGAAATCACAGCCGAGCTCGGTGCAGCACAAGGGAGACCGTGACCTGGTCACCGACATCGACCTCGCGATCCAGCGTGACATCGCCGACTACCTGGCCCAAACCACACCCGAGATCCCACTGTTGGCCGAAGAGTCCGAGCAACAGCCGGACATCGAAACCTCCGAGTGGCTCTGGGTACTCGACCCCATCGACGGAACGTCGAACTTCGTCCACGGGCTGCCGTTGTGCGCCGTATCACTGGCGCTGATGCGCACCGGGCGCACCGTGGTCGCGGTCACCCACGCTCCCCTGCTCGGCAAGACCTACCACGCCATCGAGGGCAAGGGCGCTTTCCTGGGCGGCCAGCGGATCAACGCCAGCGCCGCCGACAGCCTCAGCGGGGCCATCGTGTCGCTCGGCGACTACGCCGTCGGCCACGACGCCGGCAGGCTGAACGAGCACCGGCTGGCGCTCACCGCCGAGCTGGTGCCGCGGGTCGAGCGCATCCGCATGATCGGGGCGGCGACCCTGGACCTCGCGTTCGTCGCCGAGGGCGCCCTGGACGCCTGCGTGATGATGTCCAACAAGCCCTGGGACACCGCGGCGGGGACCCTGATCGCCCGGGAAGCGGGGGCGCAGCTCACAGACGCCCAGGGCAATCCCCACACCCACAAGTCCGCGTCGACGGTCATCAGCGCGCCGGGCATCGCCGAGCAACTCGCGACGGTGATCCGCAACACCGAGAACGTCGGCGACCGGTACGCGACCGCCGTCGGCTAG
- the rpsL gene encoding 30S ribosomal protein S12 — protein sequence MPTIQQLVRKGRRDKVAKVKTAALKGSPQRRGVCTRVYTTTPKKPNSALRKVARVKLTSQVEVTAYIPGEGHNLQEHSMVLVRGGRVKDLPGVRYKIIRGSLDTQGVKNRKQARSRYGAKKEKS from the coding sequence ATGCCAACCATTCAGCAGCTGGTCCGCAAGGGTCGCCGGGACAAGGTCGCCAAGGTCAAGACCGCGGCCCTCAAGGGCAGCCCGCAGCGCCGTGGCGTATGCACCCGCGTGTACACCACCACCCCGAAGAAGCCGAACTCCGCTCTTCGGAAGGTCGCCCGCGTGAAGCTGACGAGCCAGGTTGAGGTGACGGCCTACATCCCCGGCGAGGGACACAACCTGCAGGAGCACTCGATGGTGCTGGTGCGTGGTGGCCGGGTGAAGGACCTGCCCGGTGTCCGGTACAAGATCATCCGCGGTTCGCTCGACACCCAGGGCGTCAAGAACCGCAAGCAGGCTCGCAGCCGTTACGGCGCCAAGAAGGAGAAGAGCTGA
- a CDS encoding NAD(P)/FAD-dependent oxidoreductase, producing MSTDASATNGIVIVGGGLAAARTAEHLRKSAYSGPITLVSDEVHLPYDRPPLSKEVLRKEVDDTALKPREWYDENDITLRLGSAATSLDTAAQTVTLDDGTTLRYDELVIATGLVPRRIPSIPDLEGIRVLRSFDESLALREHASAAQRAVVIGAGFIGCEVAASLRSLGVDVVLVEPQPTPLAAVLGEQIGELVARLHRAEGVDVRLGVGVAEVRGDTRVEAVVLSDGTELAADVVVVGIGSRPATEWLEGSGVDVDNGVICDEAGRTSAPNVWALGDVASWRDATGHQGRVEHWSNVADQARAVVPAMLGQDVPTAVVVPYFWSDQYDVKIQCLGEPEADDIVHVVEDDGRKFLAYYERDGALAGVVGGGMPGKVMKMRAKIAAAVPISEVLG from the coding sequence GTGAGTACTGACGCGAGCGCCACCAACGGAATCGTGATCGTCGGCGGCGGATTGGCCGCCGCCCGCACCGCCGAGCACCTGCGGAAATCGGCGTATTCCGGGCCCATCACGCTCGTCAGCGACGAGGTCCACCTGCCGTATGACCGCCCGCCGCTGTCGAAAGAGGTGTTGCGCAAAGAGGTCGACGACACCGCGCTCAAACCGCGCGAGTGGTACGACGAGAACGACATCACCCTGCGGCTGGGATCGGCCGCGACAAGCCTGGACACCGCGGCGCAGACGGTGACGCTCGACGACGGGACGACGCTTCGCTACGACGAACTCGTCATCGCCACCGGGCTGGTACCGCGACGCATCCCGTCGATCCCCGACCTCGAGGGCATCCGGGTGCTGCGCTCGTTCGACGAGTCCCTGGCGCTGCGCGAGCACGCGTCCGCGGCGCAGCGCGCCGTCGTCATCGGCGCCGGCTTCATCGGCTGCGAGGTGGCGGCCAGCCTGCGCAGCCTGGGGGTGGACGTGGTGCTGGTGGAGCCCCAGCCCACTCCGCTGGCCGCGGTGCTCGGCGAACAGATCGGTGAGCTGGTGGCCCGGCTGCACCGCGCCGAAGGCGTCGACGTCCGGCTCGGGGTCGGCGTGGCGGAGGTGCGCGGTGACACGCGCGTCGAGGCGGTGGTGTTGAGCGACGGCACCGAGTTGGCGGCCGACGTGGTGGTGGTCGGCATCGGGTCGCGCCCGGCGACCGAATGGCTCGAGGGCAGCGGAGTTGACGTCGACAACGGCGTCATCTGCGACGAGGCCGGGCGCACCAGCGCGCCGAACGTGTGGGCGCTCGGGGACGTCGCGTCGTGGCGTGACGCGACGGGACACCAAGGGCGCGTGGAACATTGGAGCAATGTCGCCGATCAGGCCCGCGCCGTGGTGCCCGCGATGCTGGGGCAGGACGTGCCCACCGCGGTGGTGGTTCCCTACTTCTGGAGCGACCAATACGACGTCAAGATCCAGTGCCTGGGTGAGCCGGAGGCCGACGACATCGTGCACGTCGTCGAGGACGACGGTCGCAAGTTCCTGGCCTACTACGAACGCGACGGCGCCCTGGCAGGCGTGGTCGGCGGCGGGATGCCCGGCAAGGTCATGAAGATGCGCGCCAAAATCGCTGCGGCCGTGCCTATTTCGGAAGTGCTGGGCTGA
- a CDS encoding PE family protein has translation MSFVQTTPEFVAAAATDLARIGTTITSANTAAMGPTSAVLAPGADEVSASIAALFDAHSQVYQALSAQAAAFHSQFVQLMNGGAMQYAAAEAANATPLQTAAAPASMAAQVPTMTAGAMSASAPTAPAGPLAAAVAPAAAVPAPAGTPVAAAPVGSATLASATAPAGPARVATPAYAPAGPASTVTPAASAPAGTSAAPPAQVAPQASPATTLPVSPRTAPHSPAGTQPAAPPVRRVPIVPPESLA, from the coding sequence ATGTCGTTCGTTCAAACGACTCCCGAATTCGTTGCGGCTGCCGCGACGGACCTGGCCAGGATCGGGACGACGATCACCTCCGCCAACACGGCGGCGATGGGGCCGACGTCGGCGGTGCTCGCCCCCGGCGCCGACGAGGTGTCGGCGAGCATCGCCGCCCTGTTCGACGCCCACTCCCAGGTCTATCAGGCACTCAGCGCCCAGGCGGCCGCCTTCCACAGCCAGTTCGTCCAGCTGATGAACGGCGGTGCGATGCAGTATGCCGCCGCCGAGGCGGCCAACGCGACGCCGCTGCAGACCGCGGCCGCGCCCGCATCGATGGCCGCGCAGGTACCGACGATGACGGCCGGCGCCATGAGCGCCTCCGCGCCGACCGCGCCCGCGGGGCCCCTGGCGGCGGCGGTGGCCCCGGCGGCCGCGGTGCCCGCACCGGCCGGCACGCCGGTCGCGGCGGCGCCGGTGGGGTCGGCGACGCTGGCCTCGGCCACCGCACCCGCCGGACCGGCGCGGGTGGCGACGCCGGCCTACGCACCGGCCGGGCCCGCGAGCACCGTCACGCCCGCGGCGTCGGCACCGGCCGGCACGTCCGCCGCGCCGCCGGCACAGGTGGCGCCGCAGGCCTCCCCGGCCACGACGCTGCCGGTATCGCCGCGCACCGCCCCGCACTCGCCGGCGGGGACGCAGCCCGCGGCGCCCCCGGTGCGCCGGGTGCCGATCGTCCCGCCCGAATCGCTGGCCTGA
- a CDS encoding SHOCT domain-containing protein, with translation MLARYLKAQLIVLLCGGLVGPIFLVVYFVMGLDSLLQWMFYVGLLITAADVLIALALANYGAKTSAKVAALEQSGVLALAQITGITETGTWVNNQQVVKVHLHIAGPGLLPFDSEDRVIASVTRLGNLNARKVVVLVNPTTNEYRIDWERSALVNGLVPAQFTVAEDNRTYDLSGQAGPLMEILQILKANNVPLNRMVDIRSNPALRGQIQAVVRRAVEQQSSAAQPAPGAPPSAGAAPSAVVTPPEPSIAARLQELNDLHASGALTDQEYNSRRAAIIAEI, from the coding sequence GTGTTAGCGCGCTACCTGAAGGCACAGTTGATCGTTTTGCTGTGCGGAGGCCTCGTGGGGCCGATTTTCCTGGTCGTGTATTTCGTCATGGGGCTCGACAGCCTGCTGCAGTGGATGTTCTACGTCGGCCTGCTGATCACCGCGGCCGACGTGCTGATCGCGCTCGCGCTGGCCAACTACGGCGCCAAGACGTCGGCGAAGGTGGCCGCCCTCGAGCAGAGCGGCGTGCTGGCGCTCGCGCAGATCACCGGCATCACCGAAACGGGCACGTGGGTCAACAACCAGCAGGTCGTCAAGGTGCACCTGCACATCGCGGGGCCCGGGCTGCTGCCGTTCGACAGCGAAGACCGCGTGATCGCCAGCGTCACCCGGCTGGGCAACCTCAACGCCCGCAAGGTGGTGGTCCTGGTCAACCCCACCACCAACGAATACCGGATCGACTGGGAGCGAAGCGCTTTGGTCAACGGCCTGGTGCCCGCGCAGTTCACGGTGGCCGAGGACAACCGGACCTACGACCTGAGCGGGCAGGCGGGCCCGCTGATGGAGATCCTGCAGATCCTCAAGGCCAACAACGTTCCCCTCAACCGGATGGTCGACATCCGGTCGAACCCGGCGCTGCGCGGCCAGATCCAGGCGGTGGTGCGCCGGGCCGTCGAGCAGCAGTCATCGGCCGCCCAACCGGCGCCGGGTGCCCCGCCGTCCGCGGGCGCGGCGCCGTCGGCGGTCGTCACGCCGCCCGAACCGTCGATCGCCGCGCGGCTGCAGGAGCTGAACGATCTGCACGCGAGCGGCGCGCTCACCGACCAGGAATACAACAGCCGCCGCGCTGCGATCATCGCCGAAATCTAG
- a CDS encoding DUF3060 domain-containing protein — translation MKWTTVAGSLATCAVAVVAGFAAVPGLAQAKNGDTHVIGEDMEQTVDCNDATLLVNGSFLTVTALGNCYAVTVMGSSNVVIADSVSHDITVYGHDQTVLYKGGQPFLWDRGRELGMTNRLQQVPG, via the coding sequence GTGAAGTGGACAACTGTCGCCGGGTCGTTGGCCACGTGCGCCGTCGCCGTCGTCGCCGGTTTCGCCGCCGTGCCGGGCCTTGCGCAGGCCAAGAACGGCGACACCCATGTCATCGGGGAGGACATGGAGCAGACGGTCGACTGCAACGACGCCACGCTGCTGGTCAACGGCTCGTTCCTGACGGTCACCGCGCTGGGCAACTGCTACGCCGTGACGGTGATGGGTTCGTCGAATGTCGTTATCGCCGACTCGGTTTCGCACGACATCACGGTGTACGGCCACGACCAGACCGTGCTCTACAAGGGTGGTCAGCCGTTCCTGTGGGACCGGGGCCGCGAACTGGGCATGACCAACCGGCTCCAGCAGGTGCCGGGCTGA
- a CDS encoding TetR/AcrR family transcriptional regulator, whose amino-acid sequence MAAQPESPSAAGRQRAGRPGSRPTKLSREGIIDGALTFLDREGWDALTINALATQLGTKGPSLYNHVDSLEDLRRAVRIRVIDDIIMMLNRVGEGRARDDAVLVMAGAYRSYAHHHPGRYSAFTRMPLGGEDAEYAAATRSAAAPVIAVLSSYGLDGAEAFHAALEFWSAMHGFVLLEMTGVMDDIDTDVLFSDMVLRLAAGLERRTAHDGARG is encoded by the coding sequence ATGGCAGCTCAACCGGAATCGCCGTCGGCGGCCGGGCGCCAACGCGCGGGACGGCCCGGTTCGCGCCCGACCAAGCTCAGCCGGGAAGGGATCATCGACGGCGCGCTGACGTTCCTGGACCGCGAGGGCTGGGACGCCCTGACCATCAACGCGCTGGCGACGCAGTTGGGCACCAAGGGGCCGTCGCTGTACAACCACGTGGACAGCCTGGAGGACTTGCGCCGGGCGGTCCGGATCCGGGTGATCGACGACATCATCATGATGCTCAACCGGGTGGGCGAGGGCCGCGCCCGCGACGACGCGGTGCTCGTCATGGCCGGCGCGTACCGCAGCTACGCCCACCACCACCCGGGCCGCTACTCGGCCTTCACCCGGATGCCGCTGGGTGGCGAAGACGCCGAGTACGCGGCGGCGACCCGCAGCGCGGCCGCCCCGGTGATCGCCGTGCTGTCCTCCTACGGTCTAGACGGCGCCGAAGCCTTCCACGCCGCGCTGGAGTTCTGGTCCGCGATGCATGGCTTCGTGTTGCTCGAGATGACCGGCGTCATGGACGACATCGACACCGACGTGTTGTTCTCCGACATGGTGCTGCGCCTGGCGGCGGGTCTGGAACGGCGCACCGCCCACGACGGCGCCAGGGGCTAG
- the fusA gene encoding elongation factor G, whose translation MAQKDVLTDLTKVRNIGIMAHIDAGKTTTTERILYYTGISYKIGEVHDGAATMDWMEQEQERGITITSAATTCFWKDNQINIIDTPGHVDFTVEVERSLRVLDGAVAVFDGKEGVEPQSEQVWRQADKYDVPRICFVNKMDKIGADFYFSVRTMEERLGANVIPIQLPVGSEGDFEGIVDLVEMNAKVWRGETKLGETYDTIDIPAELAEKAEEYRTKLLEAVAETDEALLEKYLGGEELSVDEIKGALRKLTISSEAYLVLCGSAFKNKGVQPMLDAVIDYLPSPLDVPPAVGHAPGKEDEEVTRKPSTDEPFSALAFKVATHPFFGKLTYVRVYSGKVDSGSQVINATKGKKERLGKLFQMHSNKENPVETASAGHIYAVIGLKDTTTGDTLSDPNQQVVLESMTFPDPVIEVAIEPKTKSDQEKLSLSIQKLAEEDPTFKVHLDHETGQTVIGGMGELHLDILVDRMRREFKVEANVGKPQVAYKETIRRKVENVEFTHKKQTGGSGQFAKVIINLEPFTGEDGATYEFENKVTGGRIPREYIPSVDAGAQDAMQYGVLAGYPLVNMKVTLLDGAFHEVDSSEMAFKIAGSQVLKKAAAQAQPVILEPIMAVEVTTPEDYMGDVIGDLNSRRGQIQAMEERSGARVVKAHVPLSEMFGYVGDLRSKTQGRANYSMVFDSYAEVPANVSKEIIAKATGQ comes from the coding sequence GTGGCACAGAAGGACGTGCTGACCGACCTGACCAAGGTCCGCAACATCGGCATCATGGCGCACATCGACGCCGGCAAGACGACGACGACCGAGCGCATCCTCTACTACACCGGTATCAGCTACAAGATCGGTGAGGTGCACGACGGCGCCGCCACCATGGACTGGATGGAGCAGGAGCAGGAGCGGGGGATCACCATCACCTCCGCGGCCACCACCTGCTTCTGGAAAGACAACCAGATCAACATCATCGACACCCCCGGGCACGTCGACTTCACCGTGGAAGTCGAGCGCTCGCTGCGTGTCCTCGATGGCGCCGTCGCCGTCTTCGACGGCAAGGAGGGCGTGGAGCCGCAGTCCGAGCAGGTCTGGCGGCAGGCCGACAAGTACGACGTCCCGCGCATCTGCTTCGTCAACAAGATGGACAAGATCGGGGCCGACTTCTACTTCTCCGTGCGCACCATGGAGGAGCGCCTCGGCGCCAACGTCATCCCGATCCAGCTGCCCGTCGGCTCCGAGGGTGACTTCGAGGGCATCGTCGACCTGGTCGAGATGAACGCCAAGGTGTGGCGCGGCGAGACCAAGCTGGGCGAGACCTACGACACCATCGACATCCCGGCCGAGCTGGCCGAGAAGGCCGAGGAGTACCGCACCAAGCTGCTCGAGGCGGTCGCCGAGACCGACGAGGCGCTGCTGGAGAAGTACCTGGGCGGCGAGGAACTGTCGGTCGACGAGATCAAGGGTGCGCTGCGCAAGCTCACCATCAGCTCCGAGGCCTACCTGGTGCTGTGCGGCAGCGCGTTCAAGAACAAGGGCGTGCAGCCGATGCTGGACGCCGTGATCGACTACCTGCCCTCGCCGCTGGACGTGCCGCCGGCCGTCGGCCACGCGCCGGGCAAGGAGGACGAAGAGGTCACCCGCAAGCCGTCGACCGACGAGCCGTTCTCCGCGCTCGCGTTCAAGGTCGCCACGCACCCGTTCTTCGGCAAGCTGACCTACGTCCGGGTGTACTCCGGCAAGGTCGACTCCGGCAGCCAGGTCATCAACGCCACCAAGGGCAAGAAGGAGCGGCTGGGCAAGCTGTTCCAGATGCACTCCAACAAGGAGAACCCGGTGGAGACCGCCTCGGCGGGTCACATCTACGCGGTGATCGGGCTCAAGGACACCACCACCGGTGACACCCTGAGCGACCCGAACCAGCAGGTCGTGCTCGAGTCGATGACCTTCCCCGACCCGGTCATCGAGGTGGCCATCGAGCCCAAGACCAAGAGCGACCAGGAGAAGCTGTCGCTGTCGATCCAGAAGCTCGCCGAGGAGGACCCGACCTTCAAGGTGCACCTGGACCACGAGACCGGCCAGACCGTGATCGGCGGGATGGGCGAGCTGCACCTGGACATCCTGGTGGACCGGATGCGCCGCGAGTTCAAGGTCGAGGCCAACGTCGGCAAGCCGCAGGTGGCCTACAAGGAGACCATCCGCCGCAAGGTGGAGAACGTCGAGTTCACCCACAAGAAGCAGACGGGCGGCTCCGGCCAGTTCGCGAAGGTCATCATCAACCTCGAGCCGTTCACCGGCGAGGACGGCGCGACCTACGAGTTCGAGAACAAGGTCACCGGTGGGCGCATCCCGCGTGAGTACATCCCGTCGGTGGACGCGGGCGCGCAGGACGCCATGCAGTACGGTGTCCTGGCCGGTTACCCGCTGGTGAACATGAAGGTCACCCTGCTCGACGGGGCGTTCCACGAGGTCGACTCGTCGGAGATGGCCTTCAAGATCGCCGGTTCGCAGGTGCTGAAAAAGGCTGCGGCGCAAGCGCAGCCAGTCATCCTGGAACCGATCATGGCCGTCGAGGTCACCACGCCCGAGGACTACATGGGCGATGTGATCGGCGACCTGAACTCCCGCCGTGGCCAGATCCAGGCCATGGAGGAGCGGAGCGGTGCGCGCGTCGTGAAAGCGCATGTGCCGCTGTCGGAGATGTTCGGCTACGTCGGCGACCTGCGGTCCAAGACCCAAGGCCGGGCGAACTACTCCATGGTCTTCGACTCGTACGCCGAAGTGCCGGCGAACGTGTCAAAGGAGATCATCGCGAAGGCGACGGGCCAGTAA
- the rpsG gene encoding 30S ribosomal protein S7, with protein MPRKGPAPKRPLVNDPVYGSQLVTQLVNKVLLQGKKSLAERIVYGALEQARDKTGTDPVITLKRALDNVKPALEVRSRRVGGATYQVPVEVRPDRSTTLALRWLVSFSRQRREKTMVERLANEILDASNGLGAAVKRREDTHKMAEANRAFAHYRW; from the coding sequence ATGCCGCGCAAGGGGCCCGCGCCGAAGCGCCCGTTGGTCAACGACCCGGTCTACGGGTCGCAGCTGGTCACCCAGCTGGTGAACAAAGTCCTGCTGCAGGGGAAGAAATCGCTCGCCGAGCGCATTGTTTATGGTGCGCTCGAACAAGCCCGGGACAAGACGGGCACCGATCCCGTGATCACGCTCAAGCGTGCTCTCGACAACGTCAAGCCCGCCCTGGAGGTGCGCAGCCGCCGCGTCGGTGGTGCCACCTATCAGGTGCCGGTCGAGGTGCGTCCGGATCGGTCCACCACGCTGGCACTGCGCTGGCTGGTCAGCTTCTCGCGGCAACGCCGGGAGAAGACCATGGTCGAGCGCCTGGCAAACGAGATCCTGGATGCCAGCAACGGCCTGGGTGCCGCCGTCAAGCGACGCGAGGACACCCACAAGATGGCCGAGGCCAACCGCGCCTTCGCGCACTACCGCTGGTAG